From Methanobacterium congolense, one genomic window encodes:
- a CDS encoding GNAT family N-acetyltransferase: MNIERLDTKRHDLQLVSELIYETDKDLFRIFLDENREKALKKLQKLIVAGKNPYGHENIHVAEDEDGKAMGVLVAYRGDEIKFMDEVKVYRNAVNFLQFLKLTLVKPIFDRISASSIDGDDYYIGNIAVNPEVRGKGTGTFLLEHSFEIARKKNCKRMVLDVLFYNTKARAWYEKHGFTVYGEKRFKWFGLDDGTWGMECLL, translated from the coding sequence ATGAACATTGAAAGACTTGACACAAAAAGGCATGACCTTCAGCTGGTTTCAGAGCTTATCTACGAAACAGATAAAGACCTCTTCAGAATATTCCTGGATGAAAACCGTGAAAAAGCCCTTAAAAAACTTCAAAAACTCATAGTGGCTGGAAAGAATCCATACGGCCATGAGAACATCCACGTTGCAGAGGATGAAGATGGTAAAGCCATGGGTGTTCTGGTTGCCTACAGAGGGGATGAAATAAAATTCATGGACGAAGTAAAGGTTTACAGGAATGCAGTGAACTTTTTACAGTTTTTAAAGCTCACGCTCGTGAAACCAATCTTCGACAGGATTTCAGCTTCATCCATAGATGGTGATGATTATTACATCGGCAACATAGCAGTCAATCCTGAAGTAAGGGGTAAAGGAACTGGAACCTTCCTTCTCGAACATTCCTTCGAGATTGCAAGGAAGAAGAACTGCAAAAGAATGGTTCTTGATGTGCTATTCTACAACACCAAGGCGCGGGCATGGTACGAGAAACATGGCTTCACAGTTTACGGTGAAAAAAGGTTCAAATGGTTCGGACTTGATGATGGAACCTGGGGAATGGAGTGTTTGCTCTGA
- a CDS encoding tetratricopeptide repeat protein, whose amino-acid sequence MVKMGILTLFKNKKEDCNKFMRLKQYSEVLECSDEILKNEPENSIAWYNRALALTNLEMYEEALQSYDKTIELNSKNVDAWQNKGWILNKLGKPEEAVVCYEKALELNPENGSIWYNKGWIFTRSGKFEEALKCYEKALEIDPEDLKSLHNKGNTLIRLERYDESLNYFNKALKLDPNSEYSWNNKGVALFNLEKYEESLECYDKAIELNPKSEYAWYEKGHLFKKLGKFEEAFVCYSNTLEIDPEDEDAWYEMGIVLEKLERYSEALECYNKVLELNPEFEDAIKAQKSVKKLLET is encoded by the coding sequence ATGGTAAAAATGGGAATACTCACTTTATTTAAAAATAAAAAAGAGGATTGTAATAAGTTTATGAGGCTTAAACAGTATTCTGAAGTACTTGAATGTAGTGATGAAATATTAAAGAATGAACCAGAAAATTCAATTGCGTGGTACAATAGAGCTTTGGCACTCACTAATCTTGAAATGTATGAGGAAGCTCTTCAATCTTATGATAAAACAATAGAGCTAAACTCTAAAAATGTAGATGCATGGCAGAATAAAGGTTGGATTCTTAATAAACTTGGAAAGCCTGAAGAGGCTGTGGTTTGTTATGAGAAGGCATTAGAATTAAATCCTGAAAATGGAAGTATATGGTACAATAAGGGATGGATATTCACTAGATCTGGAAAATTTGAAGAAGCATTAAAATGCTATGAAAAAGCATTAGAAATAGATCCTGAAGATTTAAAGTCATTACATAATAAAGGAAACACTTTAATTAGGCTTGAACGGTATGATGAATCTTTAAATTATTTTAATAAAGCTTTAAAATTAGATCCAAACTCTGAATATTCTTGGAATAATAAAGGTGTTGCACTTTTCAACCTCGAAAAATATGAGGAATCTTTAGAATGTTATGATAAAGCTATAGAGTTAAACCCTAAATCTGAATATGCTTGGTATGAAAAGGGTCATTTATTTAAAAAGCTTGGAAAGTTTGAAGAAGCTTTTGTATGTTATAGTAATACTTTAGAAATAGATCCTGAAGATGAAGATGCATGGTATGAGATGGGAATAGTTTTAGAAAAACTTGAAAGATACTCTGAAGCATTAGAATGTTATAATAAAGTTTTGGAGTTGAATCCTGAATTTGAAGATGCAATCAAAGCTCAAAAATCAGTTAAAAAACTTTTAGAGACTTAA
- a CDS encoding DUF4386 family protein, producing MSDLKLSPGNDVETSDSKWAWLYKIGGIAALVIVVIIPIQSFIFVTWPPPTTVLGYFTLFQNKWFIGLLDMDLLYLLVSALMIPVYLALYLALKRINESFMVIALILGLVGIAAHFSSNTAFEMLSLSNQYAAATTDVQRSILLAAGQGMLTTFQGTAFDVYYILNAITLIIISFVMLKSNIFSKKTAYLGLLAGLLMLVPSTAGTIGIYFAFTSLVPWAIFSVLVARRLFQLGKS from the coding sequence ATGTCAGATCTTAAATTAAGCCCAGGTAATGACGTGGAAACTAGTGATTCTAAGTGGGCTTGGCTCTATAAAATTGGGGGAATTGCTGCACTGGTCATAGTGGTAATTATTCCCATCCAGTCTTTTATATTTGTCACCTGGCCTCCACCAACCACAGTATTGGGTTACTTCACCTTATTTCAGAACAAATGGTTCATTGGACTCTTAGACATGGATCTTCTGTACCTCCTTGTCAGTGCTCTTATGATACCTGTATATCTTGCACTTTACCTTGCTCTAAAACGAATCAATGAGTCTTTCATGGTAATTGCTTTGATTTTGGGACTTGTAGGGATAGCAGCCCATTTTTCATCCAACACTGCCTTTGAAATGCTTTCTCTCAGCAACCAATACGCGGCTGCAACAACAGATGTGCAGCGGTCTATTTTATTGGCGGCAGGACAGGGAATGCTTACCACATTTCAGGGCACTGCCTTTGACGTGTATTACATCCTCAACGCAATCACACTTATTATAATCTCATTTGTCATGCTAAAAAGCAATATTTTCAGTAAAAAAACTGCTTATTTGGGGCTACTGGCTGGTTTATTGATGTTGGTGCCGTCCACGGCAGGTACCATAGGTATTTACTTTGCTTTCACATCTCTCGTTCCATGGGCGATATTTTCAGTCCTGGTGGCAAGACGGTTGTTCCAGTTAGGTAAAAGTTGA
- a CDS encoding HAAS signaling domain-containing protein, with translation MNKWEYLEKLDELLKDLPEEDREDILSDYEEHFQIGLENGRTEEELSGALGDPKIVAKQVKAEYMISKAEDKPSAGRMMEAILAAAGLGLFNMIFVAVPALGFAAILVTLFVVGLAVVFTGILAIFSPLLNVIVPNYVHLPVSKGIFGTLIMIGGGMGLTVLGTVWVVIMAYVSKWFYDLAIRYLKLNLRIIKGRDASNN, from the coding sequence ATGAATAAATGGGAATATCTTGAAAAACTCGATGAACTGCTGAAAGATCTGCCCGAGGAAGACAGGGAAGATATACTTTCAGACTACGAAGAACACTTCCAGATAGGGCTGGAAAATGGCAGGACTGAGGAAGAACTTTCAGGGGCCCTGGGAGATCCAAAAATAGTTGCAAAACAGGTTAAGGCAGAGTACATGATCAGCAAAGCTGAGGACAAACCTTCAGCAGGCCGTATGATGGAGGCAATATTGGCAGCGGCAGGATTGGGACTTTTCAACATGATATTCGTGGCTGTACCTGCCCTGGGATTTGCAGCCATTCTGGTTACACTGTTCGTTGTAGGACTGGCAGTTGTTTTCACAGGGATCTTGGCAATATTCTCACCACTCCTGAATGTGATAGTCCCAAACTACGTCCACCTCCCTGTGAGTAAGGGGATATTCGGCACACTCATAATGATAGGTGGAGGCATGGGTTTAACGGTTCTGGGAACAGTATGGGTGGTTATAATGGCCTACGTATCTAAATGGTTCTACGATCTGGCAATCAGATACCTGAAATTGAACTTGAGGATTATAAAAGGACGAGATGCTTCAAACAACTAA
- a CDS encoding ArsR/SmtB family transcription factor: protein MDKFLWKIIASTKGGNNRARIIKELENRPYNINKLSEKLSLDYKTVKYHINVLEENELVTSPGKNYGALYFLSERMEESYDSFLEIWDEFNGD, encoded by the coding sequence ATGGACAAATTTCTTTGGAAGATAATCGCAAGCACGAAGGGAGGAAACAATCGTGCCAGGATAATAAAAGAACTGGAAAATCGACCATACAACATCAACAAGCTTTCTGAAAAACTCTCCCTGGACTACAAAACCGTTAAGTACCATATAAATGTCCTTGAGGAAAATGAACTTGTCACCTCACCTGGAAAAAACTACGGAGCCCTTTACTTCCTCTCGGAGAGAATGGAGGAGAGCTATGATTCATTCCTTGAGATCTGGGATGAGTTTAATGGGGATTGA
- a CDS encoding Ig-like domain-containing protein yields the protein MINGKFNVVLVLILVLAILTPNLVYAGNLTGPWSGSVSDNGRSAVVTSQAGNVTVTGVVTTSGNARWGVADSGVPGSAPFSNGKLNTNNFWSNSHAAGHTSLQSSYWWDISPDSVGTNIDRAGDDKGTGYITFYFSKPVLNPVLDLDRMGGDGRVSNKATTNSAILTLLNSDLSLTKLSGNSQFQVTSKTIERTPNQKFSQFNQEASWAANSAGAGSVMIKGIISSVSFKWTGTGIEGMGQDGIELVWDLTEYVDNTAPVVISSLNRNMVRSGDNLTVDAQSSADTSYIVANVMGNLYSMNKGSGNNWNLDFTVPDAADGVYTVLLGAFDGMGNMGTSIMNFTVDNTAPTINATCNPVLTRTGNSVLVNATADDDTASMTLEVLGTIYNMIKDPTGTWIFNYTVPKLADGTYDIILTAMDALGNTGNNYLNFTVDNTAPTLLGDLNQTTSRTGDNITLNVSADNDTATLTATILGQVYNLTKGTDGFWTLNYTVPQVADGLYTIILTGTDALGNMGSASLNFTVDNTAPGINGYVLPGLTKTGNSVLVKVVSDPDTVRMTATILGTTYAMIQGPDGIWTLQYTVPQVMDGLLQVILDAWDGAGNHGFNTTNMSVDNALPGVNCTVLPGRTKNGGNVTLRVCADPDVVNITALITGNHYNLTQNSDDTWTLNYSVQGLADGFQTVLLTATNGLGSQGTAYTGFTVDNTAPTLKAEVLLVTVREGGKLFVRVYSDVDALVVTAEILGKTYNLIKGSNSIWTLTYTVPGLKDGNYNVLLRGWDDLNNTNNTTVAFKVQNPVTPVNHGSSGGASGSSTSTLHSGLYGGVSSSSLSSCGPMALSNVLFGLGISASVDEIVRFAGTTNVGTSFLGLIQAALKFGVSLSGVQLGVGGLHPLDIVLLNFNGVTHYSVVLQNLDGWVVLQDPVLGIRVLTKDQFNQIYTGYALILPPVSRGIPLTIDQMKNLIGGAGLEALYVGWGASMESSVEVPGWGWIVAALIALFGAVFFGGNYLLDKYAPNLIPQKRTGWKGLIQDIINLPWPILNSLKKGIPDYNIRLSDNFKEYQDKEGINGILGRIPTPRDIRDQIAKLMENWENLSKPYKMAGTFISLILSGFYLFKNVPARKRDVFIGGMVNSVKSTFKPIVKVSKPVVKIIKKEFNEYKHKGAVKYIKHKIQQVKKGYNQIKRYYAKNVKPLVKKYVKPKVHKYLDPIVKSKPYKMVRNVPVIKQGLNFVGKIGRKVGLW from the coding sequence ATGATAAATGGGAAGTTTAATGTTGTTTTAGTGTTGATATTGGTTTTAGCGATTTTAACTCCGAATTTGGTTTATGCAGGTAATTTAACCGGGCCATGGAGTGGAAGTGTTAGTGATAATGGCCGAAGCGCTGTTGTAACGTCTCAGGCGGGTAACGTTACGGTTACGGGTGTTGTTACGACTTCCGGTAATGCTCGTTGGGGTGTTGCAGATTCGGGTGTGCCAGGTTCTGCTCCATTTTCTAATGGTAAGTTGAATACAAATAACTTCTGGAGCAATTCACATGCTGCAGGGCACACGTCCCTGCAAAGCAGTTACTGGTGGGATATTAGTCCAGATTCTGTGGGTACAAACATAGATCGTGCCGGAGATGATAAAGGAACCGGGTACATCACTTTTTACTTCAGCAAACCTGTTTTAAATCCAGTTTTGGACTTGGATCGTATGGGTGGTGATGGTCGTGTTTCAAACAAGGCAACCACTAACTCTGCAATCTTAACACTCTTAAACTCAGATCTGAGCCTTACTAAACTTTCGGGTAACAGTCAGTTTCAGGTTACCAGTAAAACTATAGAGAGAACACCTAATCAGAAGTTCTCCCAGTTTAATCAGGAAGCTTCATGGGCAGCCAACAGTGCAGGTGCAGGAAGCGTAATGATCAAAGGAATAATCAGCAGTGTGAGTTTTAAGTGGACAGGAACCGGCATAGAAGGAATGGGACAAGACGGAATAGAACTAGTATGGGACTTAACAGAGTACGTGGATAACACAGCCCCGGTTGTCATATCTTCGTTGAATCGTAATATGGTACGTTCTGGTGATAATCTTACTGTGGATGCTCAGTCCAGCGCAGATACGTCGTATATTGTTGCTAATGTTATGGGAAACCTGTACAGTATGAATAAAGGTTCGGGTAACAATTGGAACCTGGATTTCACAGTTCCAGATGCGGCAGATGGCGTTTATACTGTGTTATTGGGTGCTTTTGATGGTATGGGTAATATGGGCACTTCAATAATGAACTTCACTGTGGATAACACTGCACCAACTATAAATGCGACTTGTAATCCGGTTTTAACAAGGACCGGGAATAGTGTTCTGGTGAATGCCACTGCAGATGATGACACCGCGAGTATGACCCTGGAAGTACTGGGAACCATCTACAACATGATAAAAGATCCAACTGGCACTTGGATATTCAACTACACAGTACCAAAACTTGCAGATGGCACCTATGACATCATATTAACTGCAATGGATGCACTGGGAAATACAGGTAACAACTACCTCAATTTCACAGTGGACAACACAGCACCCACACTATTAGGGGATTTAAATCAAACCACATCCAGAACAGGGGATAACATAACATTGAATGTGAGTGCAGACAACGACACAGCCACTTTAACCGCAACCATCCTCGGACAGGTTTACAACCTCACAAAAGGTACTGATGGCTTTTGGACACTCAATTATACGGTACCACAGGTTGCAGACGGACTCTACACCATAATTCTAACTGGAACTGATGCACTGGGAAATATGGGTAGTGCATCGTTGAATTTTACGGTGGATAACACTGCGCCTGGTATTAATGGTTATGTGTTGCCGGGTCTTACTAAAACTGGTAACTCGGTGCTTGTTAAGGTGGTTTCAGATCCTGATACGGTTCGTATGACTGCAACAATACTCGGAACAACTTATGCTATGATCCAGGGTCCTGATGGTATTTGGACTCTTCAGTACACAGTACCACAGGTTATGGATGGTCTTTTACAGGTGATTCTGGATGCTTGGGATGGTGCTGGTAATCATGGATTTAATACAACGAATATGAGTGTGGATAATGCGCTTCCTGGTGTGAATTGTACTGTTTTACCGGGCCGTACTAAAAATGGCGGTAATGTCACGTTGAGGGTTTGTGCAGATCCTGATGTGGTTAATATCACAGCACTCATCACTGGAAACCATTACAACCTAACACAAAACAGTGACGACACATGGACCCTCAACTACTCCGTTCAAGGACTTGCAGACGGATTTCAAACCGTACTTCTTACTGCTACCAATGGTTTGGGTAGTCAGGGAACAGCTTATACAGGGTTTACTGTGGATAACACTGCACCGACCCTAAAAGCAGAGGTTTTGCTTGTTACTGTTAGGGAGGGTGGTAAGCTTTTTGTGAGGGTTTATTCTGATGTTGATGCTTTGGTAGTTACAGCGGAGATTCTCGGAAAAACCTACAACCTAATTAAAGGGTCCAACAGCATCTGGACACTCACCTACACTGTTCCCGGGCTTAAAGACGGTAATTACAATGTTTTATTGAGGGGTTGGGATGATCTCAACAACACCAACAACACCACAGTCGCTTTCAAGGTACAAAATCCCGTAACCCCAGTTAATCACGGTTCAAGTGGAGGTGCTAGTGGTTCATCCACATCAACTCTACATTCTGGTTTGTATGGTGGTGTGAGTTCTTCTTCTTTGAGTAGTTGTGGTCCTATGGCTCTTTCGAATGTTTTGTTTGGGTTAGGTATTTCTGCGTCGGTGGATGAGATTGTAAGGTTTGCAGGTACTACTAATGTGGGTACTAGTTTTTTGGGTTTGATACAAGCTGCTTTGAAGTTTGGTGTTTCCTTGTCTGGTGTTCAGTTGGGTGTTGGTGGGCTTCATCCTTTGGATATTGTTCTTCTGAATTTTAATGGAGTAACTCATTATAGTGTAGTGTTGCAGAATTTGGATGGTTGGGTGGTGCTTCAGGACCCAGTTTTAGGTATACGTGTTCTAACTAAAGACCAATTCAACCAGATATATACAGGATATGCTTTAATTTTGCCTCCTGTAAGCAGAGGTATTCCTTTAACCATTGATCAGATGAAAAATTTGATAGGTGGTGCTGGTTTAGAGGCTTTGTATGTTGGCTGGGGGGCTTCTATGGAGAGTTCGGTTGAGGTTCCAGGTTGGGGTTGGATAGTTGCAGCTCTGATTGCTCTATTTGGTGCGGTTTTCTTTGGAGGAAATTATCTCTTAGATAAATACGCACCCAACTTAATCCCCCAAAAAAGAACAGGATGGAAAGGACTAATACAAGATATTATAAATCTACCATGGCCAATTTTAAATTCGTTGAAAAAAGGAATTCCTGATTATAATATTAGATTATCTGATAATTTTAAAGAATACCAAGATAAAGAAGGAATTAATGGAATTTTAGGTAGGATACCTACTCCAAGGGATATTCGTGATCAGATTGCAAAGTTGATGGAAAACTGGGAAAACCTCAGTAAACCCTATAAAATGGCTGGAACTTTTATTTCATTGATTCTTTCGGGGTTTTATTTGTTCAAAAATGTGCCCGCACGTAAGAGGGACGTTTTTATTGGTGGAATGGTTAATTCTGTTAAATCTACATTTAAACCTATTGTTAAAGTGTCTAAACCTGTTGTTAAAATAATTAAAAAAGAATTTAATGAATATAAGCATAAAGGGGCTGTAAAATATATTAAACATAAAATTCAACAAGTAAAAAAAGGTTACAATCAAATAAAGAGATACTATGCCAAAAATGTTAAACCTCTCGTGAAAAAATATGTTAAACCAAAAGTACACAAATATCTGGATCCTATAGTGAAAAGCAAACCTTACAAGATGGTTAGGAATGTTCCAGTTATAAAGCAGGGTTTAAATTTTGTAGGTAAAATTGGAAGAAAAGTAGGGTTATGGTAA
- a CDS encoding PadR family transcriptional regulator has product MNTQFKKGVLEICVLAILDKKDCYGYEMVSEISENIAISEGTIYPLLKRLKKEKLVTSYLKESSDGPSRKYYRLTDLGKQKKDDLVEEWKSFSVGVNNLLYSENATDLEEFKDE; this is encoded by the coding sequence ATGAACACCCAATTTAAGAAAGGAGTGCTGGAAATCTGCGTTCTGGCAATACTCGACAAAAAAGACTGTTACGGTTATGAAATGGTCTCTGAGATATCCGAGAACATCGCAATCTCAGAGGGAACCATTTACCCCCTTCTTAAAAGGCTGAAAAAGGAAAAACTTGTGACCTCTTACTTGAAAGAGTCCTCAGACGGCCCTTCAAGGAAGTACTACAGACTCACAGATCTGGGAAAACAAAAGAAGGATGACTTGGTTGAAGAGTGGAAGAGTTTCTCTGTAGGTGTTAACAATTTACTGTACTCTGAAAATGCCACGGATTTGGAGGAATTTAAGGATGAATAA
- a CDS encoding class I SAM-dependent methyltransferase yields MVHEHIKKSFDEGAEDYDKHRRAVIPHLDELYEVTADLAHCSPDKPRVLDLGAGTGLLTEYIFKKYPQADFTLMDLSGEMLAVARERFKGQSNFRYVQADYVEEDFGGNYDIVISSLSIHHLSHENKEFLYRKVYTHLNKGGIFINADEVRGSTNRAEGEYQRRHDENLESQNLTEEQKSIIYKRRKLDNPATLVVTFKWFDTIGFNDVDVFYKYYEYCVVAGRKG; encoded by the coding sequence ATGGTACATGAACATATAAAGAAGAGCTTTGATGAAGGTGCAGAGGATTACGACAAACACCGAAGGGCTGTTATACCTCACCTAGATGAACTTTACGAGGTAACAGCCGATCTTGCACACTGCTCCCCTGATAAGCCCCGCGTGCTGGATCTTGGTGCAGGCACAGGACTCCTGACAGAGTACATTTTTAAGAAGTATCCCCAGGCAGATTTTACCCTTATGGATCTCTCTGGTGAGATGCTTGCAGTTGCAAGGGAACGATTCAAAGGGCAGTCCAACTTCAGGTACGTCCAGGCTGACTACGTTGAAGAGGATTTTGGAGGAAACTATGACATAGTTATCTCATCCCTGTCCATCCACCACTTGAGCCATGAGAACAAGGAGTTTCTTTACAGAAAGGTTTACACTCACCTGAATAAGGGCGGTATTTTCATAAATGCTGATGAAGTGCGTGGTTCAACTAACAGGGCCGAAGGTGAGTACCAACGAAGGCATGATGAAAACCTTGAAAGCCAAAATTTAACAGAAGAACAAAAATCCATCATCTATAAACGGAGAAAGCTCGACAATCCTGCAACACTTGTTGTTACATTCAAATGGTTCGATACAATTGGTTTCAATGATGTGGATGTCTTCTACAAGTACTACGAGTACTGTGTTGTAGCAGGGCGTAAAGGCTGA
- a CDS encoding nitroreductase family protein — MDVFEAVKARRSIRTYQNVEIEEEKLQRILEVARLAPSAANRQQWKFLVVKNKETREKLVEAAHGQQMVTQAPVLVVACSTESEHVMPCGQPAYTVDLSIAVSFMILEAQELGLGTCWLGAFSEDAFKEILEIPDDVRVVAAFTLGYADEDPDSRPRKAIGEITSYEKYE; from the coding sequence ATGGATGTTTTTGAAGCAGTGAAGGCTAGAAGGAGTATCAGGACTTACCAGAATGTGGAGATTGAGGAAGAAAAGCTTCAAAGGATACTTGAAGTTGCAAGACTGGCACCTTCAGCTGCCAACAGACAGCAGTGGAAGTTTCTGGTTGTCAAGAATAAGGAAACACGTGAAAAACTTGTTGAAGCAGCCCATGGTCAGCAGATGGTTACTCAGGCACCTGTGCTTGTTGTTGCCTGTTCAACAGAGTCTGAACATGTGATGCCATGCGGTCAACCAGCCTACACAGTGGATCTCTCAATTGCAGTTTCTTTTATGATACTGGAGGCACAGGAACTTGGACTTGGAACCTGCTGGCTTGGAGCATTCAGTGAAGACGCATTCAAGGAGATTCTGGAAATACCTGATGATGTAAGGGTTGTTGCAGCCTTCACACTGGGATATGCAGATGAAGATCCTGATTCAAGGCCAAGGAAGGCTATTGGTGAGATAACGTCTTACGAGAAGTACGAATAA
- a CDS encoding DNA-directed DNA polymerase, with translation METKKFVLLDIDYITEDDRAVVRLFGKLQGDEKGRSVIAVDKGFKPYIYVLPHDSEECVTDINEMDVEGVEWVREKDIGKTKDFLKVTLKHPQDVPKLRDKIRNLDSVLDIREHDIPFYRRYLIDKGLFPMSEVEVDGEFVNAEDNSFRCAEDTCVFEIQGEPRPVESEFPDLKILSFDIEVYNPKGMPQAEVDPIIMMSLSSNQGLEKVLSTKSSRLEFVETLESEEAMLERFVEIVKSENPDLLIGYNSDNFDMPYINDRAEKIGVELDMGTDASKLKFMRRGFANAGLIKGRIHVDLYLLMRRYLTLDRYTLERVYRELFDEEKEDVPGDEIYQYWDDGGEKLDTLFRYSLDDAVAVTKIGEKMLPLSLELTRIVGQPFFDIARMTTGQMVEWYLIRKAYEYGEIVPNKPSSTQYSERRSKRAAGGYVKDPVKGLHENIVSFDFRSLYPSIIISKNVSPDTMVSECSEDECYIAPEVGHKFLKEPVGFVPSIIGNILKERVRIKTMMKASENPREKQILDVQQQALKRLANSMYGVYGYSRFRWYRIECAEAVTAWGRDFIKKTMKQAEDYGFKALYADTDGFYATFEPSDEN, from the coding sequence ATGGAAACCAAAAAATTCGTGCTTCTGGACATTGATTACATCACAGAAGACGACAGAGCAGTTGTCAGATTGTTCGGCAAACTGCAGGGTGATGAAAAAGGGAGATCCGTTATAGCAGTCGATAAAGGCTTCAAACCCTATATCTACGTTCTTCCACATGATTCAGAGGAGTGTGTGACTGATATCAATGAAATGGATGTTGAAGGAGTTGAATGGGTCCGTGAAAAGGACATAGGCAAAACCAAAGACTTCCTGAAGGTTACTCTCAAGCATCCCCAAGATGTTCCAAAGTTGAGGGATAAGATAAGGAACCTGGACTCTGTTCTGGATATACGAGAACACGACATACCCTTCTACCGCCGTTATCTCATAGATAAAGGATTGTTTCCAATGTCAGAGGTTGAGGTGGATGGTGAGTTCGTAAATGCTGAGGATAACAGTTTCAGATGTGCAGAGGACACCTGTGTGTTTGAAATTCAGGGTGAACCTCGCCCAGTTGAATCTGAATTTCCAGATCTGAAGATACTGAGCTTCGACATAGAGGTTTACAACCCTAAAGGCATGCCACAGGCAGAGGTTGATCCAATCATAATGATGAGCCTCTCAAGCAACCAGGGACTTGAGAAGGTGCTTTCAACCAAAAGTTCCAGGCTTGAATTTGTTGAAACCCTTGAAAGTGAAGAAGCCATGCTTGAAAGGTTTGTTGAAATTGTTAAATCTGAAAACCCCGACCTTTTAATTGGTTACAACTCAGACAACTTCGACATGCCCTACATAAACGACAGAGCAGAGAAGATCGGGGTTGAACTGGACATGGGCACTGATGCTTCCAAGCTGAAGTTCATGAGAAGGGGTTTTGCAAATGCAGGACTTATCAAGGGTAGGATACACGTTGATCTCTATTTATTAATGCGCCGCTACCTCACACTGGACCGTTACACCCTTGAAAGGGTTTACAGGGAACTTTTCGATGAGGAGAAGGAGGATGTTCCAGGGGATGAGATCTACCAGTACTGGGACGATGGAGGGGAGAAACTGGACACATTATTCAGGTATTCCCTTGATGATGCCGTGGCCGTTACCAAGATCGGAGAGAAAATGCTGCCCCTGAGTCTGGAGCTCACCCGTATCGTTGGCCAGCCATTCTTCGACATAGCCAGAATGACAACGGGACAGATGGTGGAATGGTATCTCATAAGGAAGGCTTACGAGTACGGAGAAATCGTGCCCAACAAACCCTCCTCAACACAGTACTCAGAGAGGAGGAGTAAAAGGGCAGCAGGCGGCTACGTTAAGGACCCTGTGAAGGGACTCCATGAGAACATAGTTTCCTTCGACTTCAGGAGCCTGTACCCCAGCATAATAATCTCAAAGAACGTTTCCCCAGACACCATGGTTTCAGAGTGCAGTGAGGATGAGTGTTACATAGCCCCCGAGGTTGGCCATAAATTCCTAAAAGAACCTGTTGGATTCGTTCCATCTATAATAGGGAACATACTCAAGGAGAGGGTGAGGATCAAGACCATGATGAAGGCATCTGAGAATCCAAGGGAGAAGCAGATACTGGACGTGCAGCAGCAGGCCCTTAAAAGACTTGCAAATTCAATGTACGGTGTTTATGGATACTCCAGATTCAGGTGGTACAGGATAGAATGTGCTGAAGCTGTAACTGCATGGGGAAGGGATTTCATTAAGAAAACCATGAAACAGGCTGAGGATTATGGTTTCAAGGCCCTTTATGCAGATACTGATGGTTTTTATGCTACATTCGAGCCTTCAGATGAAAATTAA